In Armatimonadota bacterium, one genomic interval encodes:
- a CDS encoding sodium/solute symporter (Members of the Solute:Sodium Symporter (SSS), TC 2.A.21 as described in tcdb.org, catalyze solute:Na+ symport. Known solutes for members of the family include sugars, amino acids, nucleosides, inositols, vitamins, urea or anions, depending on the system.): MSSETVIGGLTIWDYLVVLAYGAAMLGIGWICSRRQTSTEEYYLGGRSMPWFIVGLSTMATLVSTITYLTTPGEIIKNGYGVLWGSLAVWIAFVPIGYVIIPRIMAHRIVSGYQLLEAQFGPGIRKAAAVLFVLTRLAWSGLVIYTCSVALAAMTGWPIEYILIAVGVVTTVYTTAGGIRAVMITDSTQAVILIVGAALVTIYAMVHAHSFTGWWPDLGSPEVKPLLNWPKVPAYPSAITRPLTDMSQRITVLGIIVYYVIWWICTASSDQMAIQRYLSTRNAAVARKSFLTNSFANLVLGAVLALCGFALLGFFQANLNVVPALNVLKPDVKPDELQHWMSLGGMAKQYYTLTHAADKVFPWFIAHVLPPGVSGLLLAALFAAAMSSISSGISSISTVLMVDFEKVFARGLDPDAQLRRAKIMAVVIGAASIGVSFLQRLIPGNFMEVAQKINGFFVAPLAALFIMAFFMKRCNRQGAWVSIVVGFLVAGLISYYTEITTWYHAAVLHQANYQPVYMSFTFILPAALAASLISAYIVSLFFPASKTNLAAEEA, encoded by the coding sequence GTGTCATCTGAGACAGTAATCGGCGGACTGACGATCTGGGACTACCTGGTCGTCCTTGCATACGGGGCAGCGATGCTCGGCATCGGGTGGATCTGCTCGCGCAGGCAGACCAGCACCGAGGAGTACTACCTCGGCGGGCGGAGCATGCCGTGGTTCATCGTCGGACTCTCGACGATGGCGACCCTCGTCAGCACGATCACTTACCTGACGACCCCCGGCGAGATCATCAAGAACGGGTACGGCGTGCTGTGGGGGTCGCTGGCCGTCTGGATCGCGTTCGTCCCGATAGGCTACGTGATCATCCCGCGCATCATGGCCCACCGAATCGTCTCCGGCTACCAACTTCTGGAGGCGCAGTTCGGCCCGGGCATCCGGAAGGCCGCCGCCGTACTGTTCGTGCTGACCAGGCTCGCGTGGTCGGGGCTCGTGATCTACACTTGCAGCGTCGCCCTGGCCGCGATGACGGGCTGGCCGATCGAGTACATCCTCATCGCGGTCGGCGTCGTGACGACCGTATACACGACAGCCGGGGGCATCCGCGCCGTGATGATCACGGACTCCACCCAGGCGGTCATACTGATAGTCGGGGCGGCGCTGGTCACCATCTATGCGATGGTTCACGCGCACAGCTTCACCGGATGGTGGCCGGACCTCGGCAGCCCGGAGGTCAAGCCGCTGCTGAACTGGCCGAAGGTCCCCGCGTATCCCAGCGCGATCACGAGGCCGCTCACCGACATGTCTCAGCGCATCACCGTTCTGGGGATCATCGTGTACTACGTGATCTGGTGGATCTGCACCGCCAGCTCCGACCAGATGGCGATCCAGCGCTACCTGAGCACCCGAAACGCGGCCGTCGCCAGGAAGAGCTTCCTGACGAACTCCTTCGCCAACCTCGTGCTCGGAGCGGTGCTCGCGCTATGCGGGTTTGCCCTGCTCGGGTTCTTCCAGGCGAACCTTAACGTCGTTCCGGCGCTGAACGTCCTGAAGCCCGACGTCAAGCCCGACGAACTTCAGCATTGGATGTCGCTCGGGGGGATGGCAAAGCAGTACTACACCCTGACCCACGCGGCGGACAAGGTGTTCCCCTGGTTCATCGCGCACGTACTGCCTCCGGGAGTTTCCGGGCTCCTGCTCGCGGCCCTCTTCGCCGCCGCGATGTCGAGCATCTCGTCCGGCATCAGCTCGATCAGCACGGTGCTGATGGTTGACTTCGAGAAGGTGTTCGCCCGGGGCCTCGACCCGGACGCCCAGCTCAGGCGCGCGAAGATCATGGCCGTGGTGATCGGCGCGGCCAGCATCGGGGTGAGCTTCCTGCAGAGGCTGATCCCCGGCAACTTCATGGAAGTCGCGCAGAAGATCAACGGGTTCTTCGTCGCCCCGCTCGCGGCCCTGTTCATCATGGCGTTCTTCATGAAACGGTGCAACCGGCAGGGCGCGTGGGTCTCGATCGTCGTCGGCTTCCTGGTGGCGGGACTAATCTCCTACTACACGGAGATCACGACCTGGTACCACGCGGCGGTCCTGCACCAGGCGAACTACCAGCCTGTCTATATGTCGTTCACGTTCATCCTGCCCGCCGCACTCGCCGCGAGCCTGATCTCGGCCTACATCGTCAGCCTATTCTTCCCTGCGTCGAAGACGAACCTGGCGGCGGAAGAGGCCTGA
- a CDS encoding Gfo/Idh/MocA family oxidoreductase has translation MLKLGIVGLSEGNGHPYSWAAIINGYDRAAMDSCPFPVIPQYLGARPERDFGIEDARVTHIWTQDEAVSRDVARASRIEKVAPNLKDMIGEVDALLLARDDGEKHLATAAPFLDNGIPVFIDKPLTDNARDLAAFRERYAGGQPIVSTSCFRYCMELLSLAGDEWTYASAVSPKYWRTYGIHILEGVRAVMGGGFKAVRDVGPGSRAQVQLSWLDGRSAQLEVVTGLAGPIAFNFYGADKWVRVDSFDTFSMFKAQLEDFVRFAESGIPPFPHEETLEMVSVIVAAQESKARGGRWVDVSA, from the coding sequence ATGCTCAAACTCGGCATCGTCGGACTGAGCGAAGGAAACGGCCACCCGTACTCCTGGGCGGCGATCATCAACGGCTACGACCGCGCGGCGATGGACTCCTGTCCGTTCCCGGTCATCCCGCAATATCTCGGCGCGCGCCCGGAGAGAGACTTCGGCATCGAGGACGCGCGGGTAACGCATATCTGGACCCAGGACGAGGCGGTCTCCCGCGACGTCGCCCGCGCCTCGAGGATCGAGAAGGTAGCGCCGAACCTCAAGGACATGATCGGCGAGGTGGACGCCCTGCTGCTCGCCCGCGACGACGGCGAGAAACACCTCGCGACGGCCGCGCCGTTCCTCGACAATGGCATCCCGGTCTTCATAGACAAGCCGCTGACCGACAACGCGCGCGACCTCGCCGCCTTCCGCGAACGGTATGCCGGCGGTCAGCCGATCGTCTCCACCTCGTGCTTCCGGTACTGCATGGAACTTCTGTCCCTCGCGGGTGACGAGTGGACGTACGCGAGCGCGGTCTCCCCGAAGTACTGGCGGACCTACGGCATCCACATCCTGGAGGGGGTCCGCGCGGTGATGGGCGGGGGCTTCAAGGCCGTGAGGGATGTAGGCCCGGGCAGCCGGGCGCAGGTTCAGCTCAGTTGGCTCGACGGGCGGTCGGCACAACTGGAGGTCGTGACCGGGCTTGCCGGGCCGATCGCGTTCAACTTCTACGGGGCCGATAAGTGGGTCCGAGTGGACAGCTTCGACACGTTCAGCATGTTCAAGGCCCAACTCGAGGACTTCGTGAGGTTCGCAGAAAGCGGCATCCCGCCCTTCCCGCACGAGGAGACGCTCGAGATGGTCTCGGTCATCGTGGCCGCGCAGGAATCGAAGGCGAGGGGCGGCCGGTGGGTGGATGTCAGCGCATAG